Proteins found in one Lepeophtheirus salmonis chromosome 9, UVic_Lsal_1.4, whole genome shotgun sequence genomic segment:
- the LOC121123933 gene encoding kinesin light chain 1 — protein sequence MIENTELGGTSLTQDKIVDETKIVRNGLRSLRDDHFNIVGPLREEFENVKNTNTGVVNDNDRALEQRLRTVNDSIEKLEIGIEESSVLIGLSEHFQRIESDRSVLRLEMGRITDENDWLREELTETQRKLKEAYEEIEELHIERREMQFNDEIRNMSESNLRPITPSKIPVGAWRVEEEKAINSALDSNHNNNNTIMSTSNKTSRSSSPAPSRLPIGAWRTKVNAYKSVMEKKEIKEKAESHARNKRSYFKLNAPTSKIPSR from the coding sequence atgATCGAAAACACGGAATTAGGCGGGACGAGCCTAACTCAAGATAAAATCGTGGACGAGACCAAAATAGTCCGTAATGGTCTCCGTAGTTTACGAGACGATCATTTTAACATAGTGGGCCCTTTGAGAGAAGAATTTGAGAATGTTAAGAACACAAACACCGGTGTAGTGAATGACAATGATAGGGCACTTGAGCAACGTCTTCGAACTGTGAATGATTCTATAGAGAAATTAGAAATCGGAATAGAGGAGTCCAGTGTTCTCATAGGACTGAGTGAACATTTTCAACGTATAGAGTCTGATCGATCCGTTTTACGCCTAGAAATGGGTCGAATAACGGATGAGAACGACTGGCTTCGAGAAGAACTTACAGAAACACAAAGGAAGCTCAAAGAGGCCTATGAAGAAATTGAGGAACTTCATATAGAACGACGAGAGATGCAGTTTAATGATGAAATTCGTAATATGTCTGAGTCAAATCTTCGTCCCATTACCCCGTCCAAGATTCCCGTTGGAGCTTGGCGGGTTGAAGAGGAAAAGGCCATTAACAGTGCCTTAGATTCTAATCATAACAATAACAACACTATTATGAGTACGAGTAACAAAACCTCTCGATCTTCCTCACCTGCTCCGTCTCGCCTTCCAATCGGGGCTTGGAGAACTAAAGTCAATGCGTACAAATCTGTTATGGAAAAGAAGGAAATCAAAGAAAAGGCAGAGTCGCATGCTCGTAACAAGAGATCCTACTTTAAGCTCAACGCTCCAACCTCTAAAATCCCTTCGAGATGA